The nucleotide sequence TCCGTAGATGCATCCTAAATGGAGTGTTCTCACCACTCTGATACAATCCATGCATTATAAGCAAATTGCAACAGAAGGAAAGTCCGAGGTAACCAGTGACTTCAGTTCCTGCCTTTATAGTTTATAGTTTCATCCTGACAGCAGCTTTGAACCCTTtgctttcaactttttttctaaTCCGAAAAACTTCAACCCAGACACCACCAGATCTGCGGTCTTCTTCTTCATGTGTTCAATTAATACTTCATTATACACAATCATGTTGGCTTCTGTTAAAATATTGCGctctttcaaatttgaaaatatttttcttgcCTCCTCTATTGTGCCATGCTTACACATGCCAGAGATTATAGCTGAGTATACAACATCATCTGGAAGACAACCCTGCTGCAGCATCTTGTTTAGCACCTCAACCACCTTCTCAGCATTATTTGATTTACATGCATGGAGAATGGTAAGAGAATACTTGAATCCTATGGGCCCACTTGTCACGCTGGCTAAGCGGTCATGAACTAACAGCATAACTGCATCGACCTCTCCAATTTTGCAAAGCCCTCTAGCACGCGAACAGTAGGCAGCAATCGAAGGAACAAAAGACATCTCAATTATCTTATTATAACAGGCACAAGCCTCATGGATGTCACCATCTTCAACAAAACACATTATGCCAGTGCTATAAGTACAGGAGTCGGACTGCAAATCCACATCCTTCATTTCTTTAAAGAGAGACAATGCTTTCTTTATTTCCCTGGATTTTTGGAGGGCCTCCATAAGGATATTGTAGATTCCTAAACTATAATAACCATTAACTTTCAACTCTTCAAACACTTCCAAAGCCATCGTTACTCCATCCTCCTTTCCTACCATAAAGGAGAAGAATTTCGAAAGATCATCAATTACAGGAAAACCAATTTCTCCATCTGTGCAAGCATCTCGTATAACTTATCCATTCTTCTTGTCTCATTGTAGAACACCAAAATGGGATTCACCGTAGCAAAATCTGGCTGAAGACCCTCTTGAACCGTAACTCAGAAAATCTTCTAAGCCTTATCAACCCTCTTCACATTACATAAACCCTCGGTAAGAGAATTATATATCCCCAAATCTGCCCTATACCCCGAATCCaccaaatccttcaacaaatcACGAGCCACCCCAACCTCCTTGTCTGCCATAAACCCCTCAACCAACACCCCATAAATCGCTCTATCAATCAAGAAACCCTTTGCCTTCATCTCCCTAAACAACTCGTACCCTTTCTCCACCCTTCCACCCTTACACAACCCTGTAACCAGAGTTGCATATGCCATAGCGTCTGCCTCAACCCTATCTCTCTTCATTTCCTCCCAAACCCTCAAACACCCATCCAAGTTTCCCACCGAAAGCAAAACCTTAATCATTGCTGTGTATGCAAACACGTCCGGTTTGCACAATTTCGCCCTCATTCTCTCCAAAAGCTGCAACATTTCATCAATTCTTCCCATTTTACACATACCCTTTATTAAGATCATGAAAGTAACACTCTCCTCCACCAATCCATCACCACGCAAATCTTTGTAAACCGATAAAGCCAAATCCAAATAACCGGTTTTCACCAATGCATCCATGATCCTATTGTACAAGAAAACCCTAGGTTtaaccccaactttcttcatttttttatacACATAATAAATCCTAAGACCTCTATTGGCATCAGAGTGCATTCTGATGAGAATCTCAAACTGTTTCTCGCTGGGCAGTTTGCCCTGCAAGTCCATCAGCTCGGGGACTTGGTCCGCCGACCGGAACCGGTTGGACCGGTTCAGGCAATAAGCCAAGGCATTGTATGAAGCATAAGTGTGCTTGAAACCCTTTTGCTTACCTGCCCAGTGGAAGAACTTGGAGGCTGAAACGGAGTCGACATGGACCTTGAGCACCTTGGCAACGAGGTCGGGTGTGACCCGGCGAAGCTTCCGGAGCTCCGAGACGACTGGAGGGTCGTGTCGTCGGGGTTGGGCGATGAAGTGGAGGGCAAGGAATGGCGCAGGTGTGGGTCCCACTTGGAGACATCGAAGGGTCGGGATTGAGGGGCGGTGGTGGGGTGTTTGGAATTTGGGTGAGAGACGGGGTTGGAGAAGAGGCTGCCGCGGACGGTGGGGCGGTTCTGTGCGGGCTTGCGGTGGCCGTGGAAGAAGGTAAAGTTTTGGAATTTAGGTGGTGGGGACTGAGGTggcattttcaaaatttgttaCTATTGAGGTTCCAAGTTACAACTGActtctataaaataaaaaaatattatcgaGGAACTACTTGTATACTATACAGAGATGAAAAATTGTAttcttgcaaaagaagaaagagcattcgaagagagagaaagagagaagtttAGACAGAGAAAGGTATTCTTCACTATTTTTCTTAACTAATTACAAAGGTAGTTATGAGAAGTATATACAAGATGATTACACATGTAACTAGATTGCTCTCGTTCAAATCCAGAACATATGGTATCCGTTTGCACATCAGGACGGTAAGCGGATACCATATGTTCGGATACCAATTGCGTGATGCTATAAGTGGAAAGCTGCTTTTGAACAAAGCGATACCACATGTTCGGTTACCACTTGTGTGAGCTATAAGCAGAAAGCTGCTTTTAAACAACGCAGAAAACCAAACAAGCATTCAAAAGCAGAAAATCAAACACAGCAATATCCaatcaaaaaatttataaactttGCCAGTCAATTTAGTATTGTGAGCTTATCCAGTAAACACTACACGTATCTCACTCCTTTCTGGGAAAGTAGCTGCAGGGCAACGGCCTGATAATATAACATTCAAGGAATTGTACAATGATACATGCTGCAAAAGTTGAGAGTaatcatcaaaattcaaaactctCAACACCATAGATTGATCCGATAGATTCTGTTCACAAACCGGGAAGGTCGGAAGATCCATCGAATTGCATTCTGTGGAAGAACATAATTACCCGTTTCCTATCGCAGATGAGATAACAGAAATGACATGCATATAATATGTAGAGCATGCCTGCATATCTGCTTCTATTATGACCAGCTGGTGATTCAAAACACACGAACAAAAAGCAACCCCTTGTTTTTTATCACTCGCTACTCTTAGGCGAAACTGACCCTCTTTCTGTTATTTTCCCTACTCCAGTAGTTACCTGTTTGATAATCACTCCCTTGCAATCTTGAGCCTTTATAGCCTGATCTATACTGGTGAGGGTGTCCCCTCTTATAGCCACCATCGTTCCTTGCTCCCCGACCACTATTTGTTATCCCAAAATCCAAATTATTTTTCTGGTTATTATGGCTCTCCCACTGTTTCTGACCCCATTCATCTCCTCCACGATCTCTCCATTCTCTATCTTTTAGAGATTTGCTGTTTTGACTAGGACCATACTTCCAAGAATTTTCACCACGACCCAAGTTCTTTGACTCCTGGTCGCAGCCCCAAGAATTAGACACCGGATCAGCCCATCTACTACCTTTCACAGAGGCAACATCCTGACAGCCTCCTTCCCAAGGATTGACACCATTATCCCAACTCTTTGGCGCGGTGATACCGTCCTCCATCTGGTTCCATCCCCGCGACTCATTCCTTCTATCTTCCCATGCATTCTTCTCCGTCTCAGTAGTTCCATTGCCCTGAGTAATTCCACGTTCCCAAGGGTCGTCACGATTAGTTTTCCACTGGTTCCTGCCTGGAGCTTTATTTATCAAATGTCCATTACCCTGAATGTTGTCACATTCCCAAGAATTTGTATGAGTATCTGGGACAGTGTTATGTTCATCGGGAGGAACAAAATCTGAATATTTTGCCCTCTTGTTTGTTTGCTCAATCTTGCCTTGCCCTTCTCCCTCATCAGGAGCAAAGTACTCTCGATCCACTTCCTTAATGAGTGCAGGATTGATGTTAGGGTTCCAATCTATTGCATCAATATAAATATTTG is from Pyrus communis chromosome 10, drPyrComm1.1, whole genome shotgun sequence and encodes:
- the LOC137748347 gene encoding uncharacterized protein is translated as MGKWIHRPRRRFCRQEKLPDPSPLPFHPQPPPPSGSRQDGIPYWEKQYCTLVGSIPWWKVVDAKNYMYGSSIILNWNDSGAEEAFQNAKKRFWADINGLPFDASLPDPNIYIDAIDWNPNINPALIKEVDREYFAPDEGEGQGKIEQTNKRAKYSDFVPPDEHNTVPDTHTNSWECDNIQGNGHLINKAPGRNQWKTNRDDPWERGITQGNGTTETEKNAWEDRRNESRGWNQMEDGITAPKSWDNGVNPWEGGCQDVASVKGSRWADPVSNSWGCDQESKNLGRGENSWKYGPSQNSKSLKDREWRDRGGDEWGQKQWESHNNQKNNLDFGITNSGRGARNDGGYKRGHPHQYRSGYKGSRLQGSDYQTGNYWSRENNRKRVSFA